DNA from Nitrospina gracilis Nb-211:
ACGGACCCGCCCTACCCGTCGAATTCGCCCGCGAATCCGACCGCCGGCGCATCACCCTGGTCATCGTCCCCGGCCACGCCTTCAGCGCCACGTACTGGACGCCGTTCAATCACGGCGACATCGACTGGACTGCGTCCGGAGGAAACACGAACCCATCCGGAATGGTTTCCAGAGATACCTTGACTCAGCAAAGCGACGGTCCGTTCCCCGCCCACGTGATGGGCGCGCGCCAACAACTGGCCGCTCGCGAAGGCTGTGGCATCGAGCACATCGGTGTCATGACCGCCGCCGGACACACCGAGTCCGCCCTGCCCCCTGCCCTGCTGGATATTTTAAAAGGTTGGATGGAATCGAAAAATTTAAGCGGCGTGGTGTGGGCGGAACTGCCTTGTGGATTCAAAACCCGCCGCGGGCAACTGCCCACACTGGAAAACGTGTATACTTATCTTGAGGAACTCATAAAAGAAGACGTCCATCAAAACGCGGAAGAGTATATCCGCAAGGCGCCGTCACAAATCAACACCCCCTACCGGCAGGCCATTTCCGACCGTTTCGGCTGGACACCAATCCTGAATAACAAATAACCTATTAAAAAAGAATCGTCATGCAGGAATCATCGCACAGTGTATTGACTCATCCCTTTCTGCGAAACGGATTCCGTCCTTTCTTCCTTTTGGGCGGGCTGTATAGCGTGATCAGTTTGCTCATTTGGGGCGGATTTTTTGCAGGACACCGTCCACCGCCGGCATTCATGTTGGGTCCCGTACAGTGGCATGCGCATGAAATGATCTTCGGTTTCACCATCGCCATAGTCGCGGGATTTTTGCTGACCGCAGTGGCCAACTGGACCGGCCGGAACCCGGCAGGGCCGATGCACCTTGCGGGGTTGTGCGCTCTCTGGCTGGCCGGACGGGTGGTTATCAATTTTGATCTGGGCCTGCCGGAGATCGCCATCATCCTGATTGAAGGTTCTTTTATCCTGGCACTGGCCCTCACCTTGTCGTTTCCGCTTCTCAAGAGCTGGAACAAACGCAATTTCGTGTTTCTGATTTTGCTCAGTATCCTGCTGGCGTGCGACATGACTTTCCTGGTCACGAAAAAAAGCACGTCCCTTTACATATCCGTGATGATTATCATCGCCATGATATCCCTGATTGGCGGACGCGTGATCCCTTCCTTCACCGTGGCGGCGCTACATCAGCGCGGGGAAAAAGCCAAACAGGTACCGCAGGAAAAGCTGGATATCCTGGCGGTTTTATCGCTGGTTTTGATCATTCTGGCTCTGGCCTTTACGGGCAAGGAGGGGATGTTTCTTGCCATCGCTTCTTTTTTATCCGCGGTCATCCATGCACTTCGTATGCGGCACTACCATACGCTCAGGATTTTGGGAGACCCGATGGCTTTGATCCTACATATTGGTTACGGTTGGGTGATTGTA
Protein-coding regions in this window:
- a CDS encoding NnrS family protein, with the protein product MQESSHSVLTHPFLRNGFRPFFLLGGLYSVISLLIWGGFFAGHRPPPAFMLGPVQWHAHEMIFGFTIAIVAGFLLTAVANWTGRNPAGPMHLAGLCALWLAGRVVINFDLGLPEIAIILIEGSFILALALTLSFPLLKSWNKRNFVFLILLSILLACDMTFLVTKKSTSLYISVMIIIAMISLIGGRVIPSFTVAALHQRGEKAKQVPQEKLDILAVLSLVLIILALAFTGKEGMFLAIASFLSAVIHALRMRHYHTLRILGDPMALILHIGYGWVIVGLVLTGVSALGSLPFPISLHAFTAGAIGSMTLGMMSRVPLAHTGRSVRATKLAILSFILLQGSALMRVFGLIMMADHTVNWIMGSATLWAFCFAFYILAYTPTLWKPPVR